Genomic segment of Streptomyces longhuiensis:
AGGAGCTTGCCGCCGCGTGCCGGTACGCTCCTTTGCCCGTCGATACAGGGGTATACGAGGAACAGATGAACCGGCACGGTTCAGCGAAGGCCGGGCAGATACCTCCGCGGCCGGAGACCGGTGCGAACCACGTCACGACGGGGTCGGTGAGAATCTGTGGGCGGCACTCAGATGCTGCAGACCTGGGTGGCGTGCAGGCCTCCAGAGCCCTGCGTGACCTCGTACTCCCCCGCGGCCTTCCTCTAGATGGCGGACGGCGTCGCACCCCTGCTGATCGAGCTCGCGCAGGAACCCGTACAGACCACGCGCATACGCAGCCAGCGAACCGGGGAACCGTCACCACGGCGTGGACCTTCAGGAGCGCGTCAGCGAGGACATGGTGCGTGGCCGCCGACGACTTCACCGCCGCCATGAACGCGAGCCGGTGCAGGCAATGCTGGTGAAGGATGAGGGAATGCTCGGCCGGCTTTCTTCGCCGCCAGGTACTGACCTCACGCAACGTCAACGGCGGCTGGTTCACCGACATCGCGCTGGGCGGGCTGAACCACAGGTCGAGCATCACCTGTTCCCTAACATGCCCAGCCCCAACCTGCACAAGGCCCGGGCCCTCGTCCGGCGCTACTGCGAGGAACTGGGCGTGGATTACCTGGAGACCGGCCTGATCACCTCCTACCGACAGGCGCTCATAAGCCTCCACCAGGCCAGAGCACCCCTCCGGCATTTCCGCGTCGGCGCCTAGGGATCACCAGGCATCCAAGCCTGTCGCGACTGTGTTCGTGATCGCGCACAGGCACTGGGATGAGGTTGACAGGAGCGGGTCACACATCCTGCCTGACCGGCCACCTCAAACCGAAATGCCCGACAAGGCCGGCGACCCTTGGCCCCGGCCTCGACATCACCCGCGCCGCCCGCCGGGACACGCACGGAGGAGACCCGGGCCCCCGCCCCGCCGACCAGGTAATCGATCACGGAGACAGTTACGGGCAGGGACACCCGGGGTGCCCGTCTTAACCGCTCAAGGTGCGACGCGCCAGATTCCCATCACACTGGAGTTCATGACAGTAGAGACGCGGGCTCATACCAAGGGCCCGAGCAGTGGCCTAGGGACCTGAAGTACGGGGATGCCCGCTCAAGCGTCTTTTCTCGTCAATCGCGGCGACAGCAATGCTTCCCGACGCGAGGCAAAGCAATGCGCTCGCGCGGCCCTTGACCGTGTGGAGCTGCGCCTTACTGGTCCGCTGCCTTGCCACAGCTTCTTCTCCGGTGAAGGTACTCCTGTTCGAACTGCTGGAGTGTGACATGGGACTGATAACCGGTTTACCCACGTTGCCCATGGCACGGGTCTGCGGCCTCGGGTGGGTGGCGGAGAAGCCGAATATCCCAGCCGAGGGTGAGTTGCGTAATCCAGGAGTGCTCCGGGCCCAGCCTGCTGCACCAAACCAGGACCTCGGAGACCGCGACATCAGCCTGGAGGAGTTCGAACGAGAAGAGGAGCGGCTGACCGAGCGGCTGCATACCGCACGAGGTTGTTCCTCCGCCGAACGATCGAAGGTGACCTCATGGATAACAAGGAAAAGGTGGCTCTGGCAGCTGCTGTAGTGGGCGGCTATGTGCTGGGCCGCACGAAGAAGGGCCGGATGGCTCTGTCCATTGCGACCTATCTGGCGGGTCGGCGGTTCGGTCTTGAACCTCGCCAGCTTGCGGCCGAGGGGATGCGCAGGCTGGGGGAGATTCCGCAGGTCGCCGAACTGCAGGAGCAGTTGCAGGGGGAGGTCCTGGACGCGGGCCGGAAGGCAATGACTGCCGCAGCCGAAAGGGGCATGGGCACGCTTGCCGGCGCTATCAGCGAGCGCACGGCCCTGATCGGCGCGAAGAAGGGCGAGGGAGACGAGGAGGAGTACGCCCCCGACGATGAGGACGCCGAGGACGGGGACGAAGAGGAAGAAGAGGAAGAGGAAGAGGAAGAGGAAAAGCCGGAGGCCGAGTACGACGAGGACCAGGCCGAGGAAGAAGAGCCGGAAGACGAATACGAGGAAGAAGAGGAAGAAGAGGAAGAGGAGGAAGAGGAGCCGGAAGCGAAGCCGCAGCCGCGCCGTCCGGCACACGGAAAGAAGGCCTCTGCCGGCAGAGAGAAGCCTCGTGCAGCCAAGAAGACCGCAGCGAAGAAGGCGCCGCCCAGGAAGAAGACCGCAGCCAGTAAATCAGCGGCGAAGAAGACTCCGGCGAAGAAGTCCGCGCCCGCCAAGAAGTCCGCGGCCAGGAAGAAGACGTCATCGAAGCGAGCAGCATCCAAGCGAGCCGATCGTCGGAGGTAGTCAGTGATGGCCAAGACGGAGAAAGACCAACCCGCAGAAGAAGCTTCGGGTGAGGAAGCCTCGGGTATGGACCAGCTCCGCGAAGAGCTGTCCAAGTTCCTCTCCGCGCAAGTGGAAAATCTCGCCGAGAAGGCGGGAGAGAAACTGACCGACGTGACCGAGAAGCTCACCGACGCGTCCGAGTCCGGTTCGCTTCCGGCGATAGGATCCCGCATCCTGCAGGGCGACTCACCCCTGAAGGCGTTCGTCTCAGAAAAAGCAAAAGGCGTCAAGGACAACGTCGTCGGGAAGGTGAAGGACGCCTTTGGTGGAGGCAAGGGAAAGCGCAAGTCCAGCGGTGGCAAGGTCATGAACATCATCGAGGTTCTCGATGTAGGGGTGCCCCTGCGTGACGCTTACGACTACTGGACGCAGTACGACAAATTCAGCAGCTTCGCGAAGGGCGTTCGCGACGTCTCGAAGAGTGACGAGGTCGGGAGCGACTGGAAGGTCAAAGTCGGTCCATCCTCGCGTAGCTTCAAAGCGACTGTTCAGGAGCAGATTCCCGACGACCGTATTGTCTGGACCTCCGAAGGAGCCAAAGGCACCACTCGCGGCGCGGTCAGCTTCCATGAACTGGCACCCACCCTGACCCGAATCGTCCTCGTCGTGGAGTACTACCCATCAGGGTTCTTCGAGAAGACCGGCAACCTATGGCGGGCCCAAGGGCGCCGCATGCGACTGGACTTCAAGAACTTCCAGCGGTACGTCAGCCTCACCAACGAAGAACCCGAAGGCTGGCGCGGTGAAATCCGTGACGGTGAAGTCGTCGTGTCGCACGAGGACGCCATGGAAGAAGAGGAAGCCGAGCAGGAGGAACCCGAGGACGAGGGCGACGCGAGCGAGGGCGCCGACTCTGCGTACGAAGACGAGGAAGAGGAAGAAGACGAGGACGAGGTTGAAGACGAAGACGGCTACGAGGACGAGGAGACGGCGGAGGACGAGCCCGAAGACGAGGACGCAGACGAGGAGGGAACGGAAGACGAGGACGAGGAGGCAGACGCTGCCAGGAAGAGGAGAGGACGGAGTCGGCGCCGCGGATGACGTTGGCTTCCGGCGGGGTCAGGACCCCGCCTCCAACCCTCAGGCAGCCAACCGCGCCGACATTGACCCTTTTCCAACCTGCGATGGCCGCACGTTGGACAGTCCTGCGCTACGACGAAGCCGGTAGACGGATTGCCGGGCTTGGCGGGCAGCCGTCAGGCGCCGCCATCGCGTACCGATCTCTCGCCTTAGGAGCGCAAGTTGGCCAGCCAGAAAGCGAATTGTGCCGGCTCGACAGGTCGATGCTGACGGGTAGACAAGCACACGGAGCTCCTTGCAACACTGGCGATCTTTGTTGCGAACCCTGTCCCGCTCGGAAATACGACACACGGGCTGTCTACAAGAGATCCTGCGAAACACGACGCGTGTCGATGGTGACGCCGCCCCGCGGGCGTCCGCCGGCCATGCCGGCGGCACCGAGGCAGAAATGCACCCACATGTTGAACTGGATCTCCTTGGCCACCCGCAGCCGACTGTAGAGGACATCGGCCCAGCGGTCGCCCGCCCTCGACCATGCCTCGACGCCGAACTCCAGCACGTCGTCGTCGGCCCCTGCCCAGAACTGGATCTGTCCCGCCTCCAAGTGCCCGCGAAGCGTGCCCAACCTGATCGAGAGCGCATCGCGGTCGAGCACGCGGACAGGACCGTCCCACGGACCCGGCATCTGCACGCGGTACTCGTCGCCGGGACGTGCGGAGCTGCCCTGCCTGCCTCGCGTCCTGTGGAAGACCGCAACGGTCGACGGCGCCGGCCCGTTCAGATCCGCCGCCACTGCGTCGATCAGTTCCTCGGGACCCATCGCCGCGCCCTCGATTCGGACGCTGAAGCGCCGATGGAACATCGGGCCCACTCCATCGGCCAGCGGCTTGGTGAACGCATCGACATGTGCCGCCGGCAGAGGAGGGGGCAGATCGCCGGCGTCGCCGCTGCTCTCGGTGCGGTGCAGCGCGGTAACCCGCCACATGTACTCCCAGGAAACCAGCAGTACCCCCATGGGGAAGCGCAGCAACGTGCCCAGCCGCCGCCTCGGCGGCGGTCTGCGGAGCTGAGGTTGGCCATCGCGAGTGGTGACACTGCTACTGTCGTTTTGTCCCGACATTTCTCCATGACAGCACGAGGTGGGAGCCGCTTCGAGGCGCCGCCCGCGCGTCCTCGATGCTGATGCGGATTCAGGAGGGCTGAATGGCCGACGTCGCACAGATGATGCACCGATGGGGGTTGCGCAGTGCGCAACTGCAGCTTGCAGCAATGGGCTCAGTGGGCCTGTGCACCGTCTTCTGGATGCGCGCCGCGAGCTTCGACCAGGACGAACGCGGCAACGCCGAGAGACGTGCCCTCTTCGTCGGTCTGTGGGCACCCACACTCTGGCTCATGGCACAGTCACTGCGCGACCTCGACCAGGCCGTACACGCCCCGCCTCGGTGAGGCACACATGCTGCGCGAGCGACGGCTCCACCGACCGAAGGCCGTGGCTGCCCTCCGTGAATTGGCCGACCGTCAGGTCAACTATGAGCCTCTGCCCGGGAGCCGCAGCCGCCCCACCCGGGAGGCGTGCTGGAGCCTCGATTCCCTGCGCCACCCGATCGCCTGCGAACCCTCCGGCGATCCGGAACAGGGCGGCGCCTGGGAGATCGCCTGCCGCCTGGTCCGCGACTACCAGTTCGCGGATCCGGCCATCCTGCGCTCCATCTACAGCGGCGACGGCGCCCTGCTGGGCCGCGACATGCTCCTGGAAGGCCGGTTCGCCGGGCTCCGCTTCGACATGGGCGTACGAGTGACCTCCGTGATCGATGAGACGCGCGGCTGTGGCGGGTCGGAATCGCGCGTGTGGGGCTGGTCCTATCAGACCCTGGAAGGCCACCTGGAACAGGGTGAACTGACCTACGAAGTCGTCAAACGACTGCGGACCGGCGCCGTGGAGTTCTGTATCACCGGCTACTCGAGGCGAGCTCCGCTGACCAACCCCCTGATCCACGCCGGATTCGCCGCCTTCGGACGCCCCACCCAGCAACGCTTCTACCGCGCGAGCGCCCGACGGCTGCAGCACCTGACGCACGCAGAGCTAGAGGGCGCCGCCCCGCTGACACCCAAAACCCTCCCCGGCTACGACAGCATCGTCATCGCCCCTAACCTGTGGGCGAACACATCCTCATACAGGGTCTGTCACGGTCAGTGAAGTTGGTTGTTCAGGACGCGCGTCACGCTGCGCAGTGCACCGGTCAGGCGGCATCGAGCAGCGCGCCTTTGTGCAGTGCCAGCGCCCGAGGACCTCCTTGGCGCATCGGGCTCCGCGCTACTACGAAGATCACGACCAGTTTCGTCGAGCTGCCTAACCTTTACTGCGTGCGCCGGGTGGGTCCTGGGGGTCCACCCCACTCGACGCGGAGGCGTCCCTGGATCCGCTGGGACGCTGTGAGCGGCCTCTGCGACCGACGGCTCGGACGGCTTCGGCTGCTTGGGCATGCCCTCTACCTGCCTGTCCCGTGGGGGTGCCTGCACACGCCTTGCGGGTGGTTTCCAATTCTCCCATCCACCGACGGAGCGGTTATATCGGGCAAGCAGGCATCGCTGAGAGGTGTTCAAGGGAGCGACCGTCTCGCTGACCGACGGTAGCGGCAGCCGCTCTACCTGCTCCCGGAGGTACTCAACGTGAGCAGACCGCTGCTGCCGACCGGGGGAGCGCCGATCGCCGCCGCATTCACCGGCTCCCATGACAACTGCAGCGCGGACGGCCCGGGACTCGGCACGTGGAGTGCGCCCGTCAGGCCTTGCGGGCGGCTCACCCGAAGGTGTCACCACGAAGTGAAGGAGCAACGCGGGCCTTCAGCTGGGCTCGGCCCGCCCCGCTTTCTCTCCGGGCCGGGAAGGTTCACAGTTGAGATAGCACCACGCCTCATTGGAGGACACCATGATCATTCTCGGAGTGATTCTGCTGGTAGTCGGGCTCTTGACCGGCCTCTCGATCCTGTGGACCATCGGCATCATCGTGCTCGTCATCGGCGCCATTCTCTGGATTCTGGGCGCCATGGGCCACGCCGTCGCAGGACGACGCCACTACTGGTAGCCAGCAGGGACCCAGGCCCGCCGGTGGGAGAGCACCCATCCGCGGGCCTTCGCTGCACCCGCTGACCGCGCTCTACTCCGCGCGGCGCGCCTTGTGCTTGCCAACGTCCAGTTGTGCCTGGGTGGGCAGGTGGGTCAACCCGGTGCAGTCGCGCGCATGCGCCACGGGGCCGCGGCACAGCGCCTGCAGGACGGGGGCGGGCGTGCCGTGATCCGTCAGTGTGAGGGCCACGTGGAGGCAGGGCCGCGCCGCCCGTCCGGTGACATGGGCGCTCGCCTGCTCGACGCCGGGCAGGGCACGCGCTTCGGCGGTGACCGCATTGCTGAGGGCGCGGCCCCGCAGTTCGACGCTTTCGGGTGGAGGCGTGCCGCCCAGGTTCACTGAAGCGGGGCGACGACGGCGCAGCTGCGCGAGCAGCCAGAGCAGGGCCAAAACGGCGGCCAGAACCAGGCCTGCGATGACGGCGGGCCACCACCACCAGCCCTGGTCGCTCCACCCGATGCGGTCGGCGTTGTTGAGTAGGACGTCGTGGGGCGTGGTCAGGGGCCAGCCGGCGGGCGCGGCCAGGTGGAGCCGGCGGTAGAGGTCGAGGCCTGCGGTGAGGATCAGCAGACCGCCGCCCAGCAGCACCAGGCCACTGAGGGCCATGAGGAGACGGTTGAGTGTGGATCGGCCGTTCATGGCGCGCTCCCGGGGTGAGGTCAACGACGAGTGCGGTGTCGTAGGCGGATCGCCAGCCGCGGGGTGTGCGCCACAGCGAGCTGACGGCACTGGTCCTGCAGGGCCTGGGTGAGCTCGTCGCGGACGGTGGCGGGGTCGCGGAAGCGGACGTCCGCGCGGGTCGTGACGCGGTGGCGTCCGACCCGGACCCGGGCACCGCTGATTCCAGGCACACGCATCGCGGCGTCGCGCAACACCAGGGCGGCACTCCTGCGGTCCAGCCAGGCCCCCATGTCGGCACAGCCATCGGGTGCCCGAAGCGGCAGCAGTCGGCGCAGGCCGGGGGTGAGGGCGAGGATGAGCAGCCACAGGCCGAGGATGACGGCGACGGCGGCCGCGATCAGCAGCCAAGGGTCGTTGACCGGGCGGGTGGCCAGCTCGTGGGCGAGGCGGATGCGCCATGCCCCGGCCCGATGTCCGGCGCGCACTGCGATCACGTCGTACAGAAGCACCCCGGCGGCACAGAGCGTCACCAGTGCGACCAAGGCGGCCGGGATGCGGCGTGCGGACCACAGGCGGGGCGACCTCGCCCCCCAGCCGTCATGCGGTGGCCTCGTCGCGGGAGAGCGGATGTCGGGGTGGCCTGTCTCAGGGGCCTCCTTGGCCGGCGTCTGTTCGTCGTGAGCAGGCGGGGCAGGCCCGGATGGGAGGGTCATGGTGGCCGTCCTTCGTCGTTGGTGTGAGGATCGGCAGGGCTGATGGCCGGCCTGCGAGGCAGCGCTGCGGCGGTGAGCGCGATCAGCGGACGCGAGCCGACCGGCCCGCGATGACCAGGCGCCGCACGGTCAGCATCACCTCGCTGATGTCCAGGCCGGTCAGCTGGGCCACCCGCTCGGCGACCTCACGCTGCAGTTGCCCGCAGGTGGCGGCGATGTCAGTGGGGTAGGGAAGATCCACCGTCAGTGCCAGTTGTGCCGTCCCGTCGTACGTCGTCGCGCGAGCACCGGGTGCGGTCAGCTCCGCGTGGGCAGGTGACGGGCGGGTGAGCCGGTGCAGGGCTGTGCTCGCCACCCGTGCGGCGATGCGGGCCACGACCCGGTCGGGTATCACTGTCGCGCCGCGCTCGGCAGGCGGCAGGGGATTCTCGGCGTCGTACCCGCCGCGGGGACTCTCAGCTGATCCGGCGCTGCGGGTGGTGGTGCTCACTGTTGCCGCCGGCTGGACAGGTCCCGCTGCCGCCGGGTGAATATGTCGACGTCACCCTGCAGGACGAGGCCCAGCACCAAGCCCACCGCGCCCAGGACTGCCACGAGAAGGAAGGCCCAGAATCCGCCGAAGTAGGCGGCGAATCCCAGCGCCATTCCGGCTGCCAGACCCACTGTTGCTGTGTTCATCGCTTACTCACCTGTCCCATGAGAGTGCTGTGCCGCCTCGGGTGTCACCGCCCGCATCCGGAGGTCACTGGACCCGGCCTTCGCTCGGCTCCGCGTCGTCTTCGTCGTCTAGGTGCACGTCGTCGACGACGAGGTTCACCTCGACGACCTCAAGGCCCGTCATGCGTTCGACGGCGGAGATGACGTTGACGCGCACTTCCGACGCCACCTCGACGATGGGGAAGCCGTACTCGACGACGACATCGATGTCCAATGCAGCCTGACGCTCGCCTACCTCTACCTTCACTCCGCGGCTGACACCGCCGGTCCCTCCGCCTGGGACGCGCTCACGGACGGCTCCGATGGCACGGGTCATACCTGCGCCCAGATTGTGGATACCGGGTACCTCGCGGGCAGCCATTCCCGCGATCTTGGCAACGACGCCGTCGGCGATGGTGGTCTGGCCCCTCGTTTCGGGTGAGGTGCCCGCGCCGGTCGGCCCCTTCAACATGGTCGCCGTCCCGGCAGAGCCGTCCTGTCCGGTGGACGCACGGTCGGTGGTGTCCGTCATGGCAGTCGCCTCGATCAGTCGCTGCGGGCACCGGCACGGTGCCCGTCAAGGATGAGACACCCCCGATAGGCAAAACGTCACACATTTCCATGAACCGGCATCACATACCTCAGGCCGGGCACAACACCGCAGGGAGGAGGTGCGGTCATGACGCACAGTGCCGGCCCTTCCCCGCGCAGAACGGCCTGCCCCGGGTCACCCCCGGACCCCCCTGTCCCGGGCACAGCCGACGGGCTGCTCACCGCGCCGGACGACCTGCTGGCGACACGCGCCGGCGAAGGCGACGAGGAAGCCTTCGCCATCCTGGTGCGGCGCCACAGTCGTCCCCTGCTCGCCCTGGCCTCCCACACGCTGGGCAACGTCCAAGATGCCGAGGACGCCGTGCAGGACGCGTTCATCAGCGCCTGGAGGAGCCTTCCCGAATTCCGCCACGCCTCGGCGTTCAGCACATGGATGTACCGCATCACCGTCAACCGCTGCCTGAACTCCCTGCGCCGCCGGCCGGCACCGGTACCGTTGAACTCGGTGGCCGAACCCGCCGCCCCCGGCACACGCAGCTCGCCCGCGCAGGCAGCCGAACAGGACGCCCTCACCGAAGCCCTGGTCAACGCGCTCGGCGCGCTGGAACCGCAGCAGCGGGTCTGCTGGATCCTGCGGGAACTGCACGGACTGACCTACGAACAGATCGCCCACGTGACCGGCACCACCGAGCAGACGGTCCGCGGGAGACTCTACCGAGCACGCCGATCCCTGAAGGAGGCACTGGGCCCATGGCGCTAGACGACCATCCCCCCCAGCCTCCCGAGCTCGGACGCCAACCGCCCTCGCCAGACGGCTCACCTCTCGACGAGGTCCGCCGTCACGCCGGGGACGAACTGCTCACCTGCGGGCGCACCCTTAGCCACGCCTGGGAACAGGCCCGGGACACCGGTCCGCCCGCCGACCCCCACCTCGCCGACTGCCCCTACTGCCGCGACGCCGTCGAAGGACTGGCCGCACTGGACACAGCTACGCAGGCCCTGCGGGAACAGACGAAACCCAGCACACAGAACCTCATCGCCCGCGTCATGGACAGCGTCCGGGACGAGGTACGACTGGGGTCGATGCTGCCCCTGAACGACCCCACGCGCACCCTGCAGATCGCCGAACACACCGCGGCCACCGCGCTACGGCGCGCAGCAGACGCGATACCCGGCGTCACCGCCGCCAGCTGCCGCCTCACCCGAGCCGACCAGGGCACCGGCGTAAGTGTGAGCATCACCCTGGCTGCCGGCATGGACCACCCCCTGCCCGAGACGGCTGACCTGGTGCGCCGCTCGGTAGTAGATGCCGCCGACCATGCCCTGGGCCTGGGAGTGACAGCAGTGGACGTCACGGTCATCGACGTGCGCCATGCACCCGTATCACCGAACCGCGCAGACACCACCCGCAATGGACCGGGCGGCATCCC
This window contains:
- a CDS encoding DUF6286 domain-containing protein: MVALVTLCAAGVLLYDVIAVRAGHRAGAWRIRLAHELATRPVNDPWLLIAAAVAVILGLWLLILALTPGLRRLLPLRAPDGCADMGAWLDRRSAALVLRDAAMRVPGISGARVRVGRHRVTTRADVRFRDPATVRDELTQALQDQCRQLAVAHTPRLAIRLRHRTRR
- a CDS encoding RNA polymerase sigma factor, producing the protein MTHSAGPSPRRTACPGSPPDPPVPGTADGLLTAPDDLLATRAGEGDEEAFAILVRRHSRPLLALASHTLGNVQDAEDAVQDAFISAWRSLPEFRHASAFSTWMYRITVNRCLNSLRRRPAPVPLNSVAEPAAPGTRSSPAQAAEQDALTEALVNALGALEPQQRVCWILRELHGLTYEQIAHVTGTTEQTVRGRLYRARRSLKEALGPWR
- a CDS encoding DUF1990 family protein, which encodes MGVLLVSWEYMWRVTALHRTESSGDAGDLPPPLPAAHVDAFTKPLADGVGPMFHRRFSVRIEGAAMGPEELIDAVAADLNGPAPSTVAVFHRTRGRQGSSARPGDEYRVQMPGPWDGPVRVLDRDALSIRLGTLRGHLEAGQIQFWAGADDDVLEFGVEAWSRAGDRWADVLYSRLRVAKEIQFNMWVHFCLGAAGMAGGRPRGGVTIDTRRVSQDLL
- a CDS encoding mechanosensitive ion channel family protein, producing MNTATVGLAAGMALGFAAYFGGFWAFLLVAVLGAVGLVLGLVLQGDVDIFTRRQRDLSSRRQQ
- a CDS encoding GvpL/GvpF family gas vesicle protein; translated protein: MPAQASFLVNRGDSNASRREAKQCARAALDRVELRLTGPLPCHSFFSGEGTPVRTAGV
- a CDS encoding DUF6131 family protein; amino-acid sequence: MIILGVILLVVGLLTGLSILWTIGIIVLVIGAILWILGAMGHAVAGRRHYW
- a CDS encoding alkaline shock response membrane anchor protein AmaP, which codes for MNGRSTLNRLLMALSGLVLLGGGLLILTAGLDLYRRLHLAAPAGWPLTTPHDVLLNNADRIGWSDQGWWWWPAVIAGLVLAAVLALLWLLAQLRRRRPASVNLGGTPPPESVELRGRALSNAVTAEARALPGVEQASAHVTGRAARPCLHVALTLTDHGTPAPVLQALCRGPVAHARDCTGLTHLPTQAQLDVGKHKARRAE
- a CDS encoding histone protein, which translates into the protein MDNKEKVALAAAVVGGYVLGRTKKGRMALSIATYLAGRRFGLEPRQLAAEGMRRLGEIPQVAELQEQLQGEVLDAGRKAMTAAAERGMGTLAGAISERTALIGAKKGEGDEEEYAPDDEDAEDGDEEEEEEEEEEEEKPEAEYDEDQAEEEEPEDEYEEEEEEEEEEEEEPEAKPQPRRPAHGKKASAGREKPRAAKKTAAKKAPPRKKTAASKSAAKKTPAKKSAPAKKSAARKKTSSKRAASKRADRRR
- a CDS encoding DUF1990 family protein — protein: MADRQVNYEPLPGSRSRPTREACWSLDSLRHPIACEPSGDPEQGGAWEIACRLVRDYQFADPAILRSIYSGDGALLGRDMLLEGRFAGLRFDMGVRVTSVIDETRGCGGSESRVWGWSYQTLEGHLEQGELTYEVVKRLRTGAVEFCITGYSRRAPLTNPLIHAGFAAFGRPTQQRFYRASARRLQHLTHAELEGAAPLTPKTLPGYDSIVIAPNLWANTSSYRVCHGQ
- a CDS encoding Asp23/Gls24 family envelope stress response protein, which gives rise to MTDTTDRASTGQDGSAGTATMLKGPTGAGTSPETRGQTTIADGVVAKIAGMAAREVPGIHNLGAGMTRAIGAVRERVPGGGTGGVSRGVKVEVGERQAALDIDVVVEYGFPIVEVASEVRVNVISAVERMTGLEVVEVNLVVDDVHLDDEDDAEPSEGRVQ
- a CDS encoding Asp23/Gls24 family envelope stress response protein encodes the protein MALDDHPPQPPELGRQPPSPDGSPLDEVRRHAGDELLTCGRTLSHAWEQARDTGPPADPHLADCPYCRDAVEGLAALDTATQALREQTKPSTQNLIARVMDSVRDEVRLGSMLPLNDPTRTLQIAEHTAATALRRAADAIPGVTAASCRLTRADQGTGVSVSITLAAGMDHPLPETADLVRRSVVDAADHALGLGVTAVDVTVIDVRHAPVSPNRADTTRNGPGGIP
- a CDS encoding SRPBCC family protein; translation: MAKTEKDQPAEEASGEEASGMDQLREELSKFLSAQVENLAEKAGEKLTDVTEKLTDASESGSLPAIGSRILQGDSPLKAFVSEKAKGVKDNVVGKVKDAFGGGKGKRKSSGGKVMNIIEVLDVGVPLRDAYDYWTQYDKFSSFAKGVRDVSKSDEVGSDWKVKVGPSSRSFKATVQEQIPDDRIVWTSEGAKGTTRGAVSFHELAPTLTRIVLVVEYYPSGFFEKTGNLWRAQGRRMRLDFKNFQRYVSLTNEEPEGWRGEIRDGEVVVSHEDAMEEEEAEQEEPEDEGDASEGADSAYEDEEEEEDEDEVEDEDGYEDEETAEDEPEDEDADEEGTEDEDEEADAARKRRGRSRRRG
- a CDS encoding Asp23/Gls24 family envelope stress response protein, with the translated sequence MSTTTRSAGSAESPRGGYDAENPLPPAERGATVIPDRVVARIAARVASTALHRLTRPSPAHAELTAPGARATTYDGTAQLALTVDLPYPTDIAATCGQLQREVAERVAQLTGLDISEVMLTVRRLVIAGRSARVR
- a CDS encoding gas vesicle protein GvpG; translation: MARVCGLGWVAEKPNIPAEGELRNPGVLRAQPAAPNQDLGDRDISLEEFEREEERLTERLHTARGCSSAERSKVTSWITRKRWLWQLL